The sequence GTGCTGCAGATGCTGCAGGCTTTCGATCCCGCCGGTATCGGTGCCCGCTCGCTGCAGGAGTGCCTGCTGCTGCAGATTGAACGTCGCGACCCATCACGGTTGCGCGATCTGATGGAGCGTGTTATCAACCATTACTTTGAGGCATTTACCCGCAAACATTGGGACAAGATACAGGCCGACTTGCAGTTGAACGACGTGCAGGCCGAGGCCCTGTTCCGCGAACTGCGCAAGCTGAATCCACGTCCAGGTGCATCGCTTGGCGAAACCGTGGGTCGTAGCATGCAGCAGATAACCCCCGACTTTATTGTGGATACCCAGGATGATGGCACCATCACCTTTACGCTGAACAACGGCGAGGTGCCCGAACTCAAGGTGTCGCAATCGTTTGTTGATTCGATGCAGGAGTATCAGCAGAACAAGGACCACCTGAGTCGCCAGACCAAGGAGGCGCTGCTGTATATCAAGAAAAAGGTGGATGCCGCACAGGGCTTTATCGAGGCCATCAAAGTGCGCCGCCACACACTCACGGTTACCATGCGGGCCATCATCCAGTTACAGCGTCAGTTCTTCCTGGATGGCGACGAGGCCTCGCTGCGACCTATGATTCTGAAAGATGTGGCCGAAAAGGCCGGACTTGATATATCTACCATCTCGCGTGTAAGCAATTCGAAATACGCCCAAACGCGTTGGGGCACCTTCCCCTTGCGCCATTTCTTTAGCGACGGCTACGTTACCGAGAGTGGCGAGGAGCTGAGCACTCGACAGATTAAAGCTGCCCTGCGCGACCTGGTGGATGCCGAAGACAAACGTAAGCCGCTGAGCGACGACCAGCTGAAAGATCAGCTTGCTGCCAAAGGCTTTCCTATCGCCCGCCGCACCGTGGCCAAGTATCGCGAACAGTTGGGTATTCCTATAGCAAGATTAAGAAAATGAGTAGGGAAAAGAATATCATATTAACGGCAAGGGTGATGAGCATGGTGTTTACACCGTTCTACCTGCCTATTGTGGGGTTGCTGTCGCTCTTCTTTCTGAGCTACCTCAGCTTAATGCCCTTGGGCTACAAGCTCCAGGTGTTAACGCTGGTGTATTTCTTCACCATCCTATTGCCTACGGTGCTTATTCATCTGTATCGTAAGTACAACGGCTGGAACCTGATTGAGCTTGGACATAAGGAGCGTCGTATGGTGCCTTACGTTATCTCTATTCTCTGCTACTTCTTCTGCGTGTACATCATGGACATGCTGCACATACCGCACTTTATGGGCACCATCGTATCGGCTGCATTGGCCATCCAGATAGTGTGCGCCTTGGTAAACGTGTGGTGGAAGATTTCAACCCATACCTCGGCTATCGGTGGTGTGGCAGGCGCGCTGTTTGTGTTTGGCGAGCTGTTTGCCTTTAATCCCATCTGGTGGCTCTGTCTGGTGTTCATCCTGGCAGGCATGTTAGGCACCAGTCGAATGATATTGCGCCAGCACTCGCTTGCGCAGGTGGTAGCCGGGTTCCTGGTAGGCCTTGTGTGCTCCGTACTCGGTCTGCTGTATTTATAATGTTTTCTGAAATTTAATGTTTAATATATTATGAAGCCATTAGTAAGTATTATCATGGGCAGTACAAGCGATCTGCCCGTTATGGAAAAAGCGTTTAAGTTGCTCGACGAGATGCAGGTACCTTTCGAGGTTAATGCCCTGTCGGCTCACCGCACTCCCGATGCCGTCGAGGAGTTTGCACGTACCGCTAAGGATCGTGGCATTAAGGTGATTATTGCTGGTGCCGGTATGGCTGCTGCCCTGCCTGGTGTGATTGCCGCATCAACCACTCTGCCCGTTATCGGTGTGCCCATCAAGGGTATGCTCGACGGCTTGGATGCCATGCTTTCTATCATCCAGATGCCCCCAGGCATCCCTGTTGCTACAGTAGGTGTAAACGGTGCTCAGAACGCAGCTATCCTGGCTTGCGAGATGATGGCCTTGGCCGATCAGGAGTTGGCACAGCGCCTGGCTGTTTATAAAGGTAATCTGCGTATCAAGATCGAGAAAGCCAACGAGGAGCTGGCCGCGATTAAATACCAGTTCAAAACCAATTAATGTTTAATTTTTAATGTCTAATCTTTAATGTATAGCAGAAGACAATCTTCCGAAGCCCGTGTCGGCGGTATCGGCATTGGCGGTCAGAACCCCATCCGCATTCAGTCGATGGGAACGGTAGATACCAATAATACCGAGGGCTGTGTGGCCCAGGCCAAGCGTATTATCGACGCTGGTGGCGAGCTGGTTCGCTTTACCACCCAGGGTACCCGCGAGGCTGAGAACATGAAGAACATTTCGGCCCAGCTTAAGGCCGATGGTTACAATACACCACTGGTGGCCGATGTGCACTTTACTGCTCATACCGCCGATGTGGCTGCCCAGTACTGTGAGAAGGTGCGTATCAATCCAGGCAACTACGTTGATCCAGGTCGTACGTTCAAGCATCTGGAATATACCGATGAGGAGTATGCTGCCGAGTTGCAGAAGATCGAGAAGCAGCTGGTGCCTTTCCTGAATATCTGTAAGGAGCATCACACGGCAGTACGTATCGGCGTGAACCACGGTTCACTGTCGGATCGTATCATGAGTCGTTACGGCGACACTCCCGAGGGTATCGTTGAGAGTTGCATGGAGTTCCTGCGTATCTTTAAGCGTGAGAACTTTAACGATGTGGTTATCAGTATCAAGGCCTCTAACACCGTAGTGATGGTAACCACTATGCGTCTGCTGGTTAAAACCATGGATAAGGAAGATATGCACTACCCCCTGCACCTAGGTGTTACCGAGGCTGGTGAGGGCGAAGACGGTCGTATCAAGAGTGCCGTTGGTATTGGTGCCCTGCTTACTGAGGGTATCGGTGATACCATCCGTGTATCATTGAGCGAGGAGCCTGAGTGCGAAATCCCCGTGGCTCGCAAGCTGGTAGATATGATTCCTGAGTGTACCGCCCTGCGCGAGAAGGCTGAGGCAAGCATCAAGGACGATACCATCACGCTGGATGTGGATGCCCCCGATTGGGAAACCCTGCAGCTCAAGGCCGCTATGGCTGTTGGTGCTCTGCTGATAGATAAGAAGGCCCACAACCTGGTAATCAACAGTTCAACGTTCAAAGATCAAAGTTCAAAGTTGGTAGAGCTTTCTGACGCCATTCTGCAGGCTGCCCGTATCAAGTTTACCAAGACCGAGTATATTTCGTGCCCAGGTTGCGGTCGTACGCTCTACAATCTGCAGGAAACTATTGCCAAGATTAAAGCTGCCACCAAGGACATGGTAGGCTTGAAGATTGGTATCATGGGCTGTATCGTAAACGGTCCTGGTGAGATGGCCGATGCCGACTACGGTTACGTAGGTGCCGGACGTGGTAAAATCTCGCTCTACAAGGCTAAGGAGTGTATCGAGAAGAATATTCCCGAAGAAGAGGCTGTAGAACGTCTTATCGAATTCATCCGCAAAGACCGCGGCCAGAAATAAAGACACGATTTTATAGGCACGGATAAACACGGCTCTTTTTTATAAAGAAACACGGCTTTAGTTGCAATACCAAAGCCGTGTTTTTAATTTATTAAAGCCGTGTAATCCGTGCCAAAACCTTATTCGCTAAGAATCTTTACGAGTTCTTTCATACCCTCGCTGGCGCCTTTCTGTATCTGTGTTACGCGACCACCGGCGTTGATGGGATTGGGATCGATAAGGTAAACGGGCACATCGGGACGGGCATAGTGCAGCAAACCTGCGGCAGGATAAACCACCAGCGAGGTGCCGATGATAATCAGAATGTCGGCCTCCTGTACCTCTTCGGCTGCTATCGTGATGTTAGGCACCGCTTCGCCAAAGAATACGATAAACGGACGCAGTAACGAGCCGTCGCCAGCCTTGGTGCCTGGTTCTATCTCGCAGTTGTCGGGTGTAAGCTGAATTTGGTAGCGTGGGTCGTCCACATCGCGACTCGAACAAACCTTCATCAGTTCGCCATGCAGGTGAATCACCTTACTTGAGCCTGCCATCTCGTGCAGGTTGTCAACATTCTGCGTTACAACCGTTACGTCATAGTTTTTCTCAAGTTCGGCCACCAACTTATGTCCCTCGTTTGGCTGCACGTTCCAACACTTCTTACGCAGCATATTGTAGAAGTTTGTTACGAGCGTAGGATCGGCCAGCCAACCCTCGTGGGTGGCTACCTTCTGTACGGGATAATTCTCCCACAAACCATCGGCATCGCGGAAAGTCTTCAGTCCACTTTCTACCGACATACCTGCACCAGTTAAGACAACAATCTTTTTCATAAGAATGATTTTTAAGTTTGATGTTGCAAAAATACAACTTTTCTGATATAAAAAAGAAATTTTAGCAATTATAATGCATCGGAATAAGAAAAAAAGTGTAACTTTGCAGCCGTTTTTTAGACGTTACACATTATTAATAAATAGAGAATGGATAAATTAAGTTATGCTTTAGGTCTGGGCATCGGTCAGCAGTTGGCTCAGATGGGTGCTGACAACATCAGTGCCGAGGACTTTGCACAGGCTATCAACGACGTGTTGAAAGGCAACGAGCTGAAGGTTTCACACCGTGAGGCTCAGACAATCGTACAGGACTATTTCCAGAAGCAGGAGCAGAAGCTCCAGGCTGAGCGTGCCGAGAAGGGAAAGGCACATAAGGAGGCAGGCGAGAAGTTCCTCGCCGAGAATGGCAAGAAGGCTGAGGTGGTAACACTTCCCAGCGGACTGCAGTATCAGGTACTGAAAGAGGGTAACGGTAAGAAGCCATCAGCTAAGGATACCGTTATGTGCCACTATGAGGGTACACTCATCGACGGTACTGTATTCGATAGCTCATACCAGCGTGGTGAGCCCGCTACATTCCCACTCCAGCAGGTTATCGCTGGTTGGACCGAGGGTCTACAGCTCATGCAGGAGGGTGCCAAGTATCGTTTCTTCATCCCTTACCGTCTGGCTTATGGCGAGGGTGGTGCAGGTGCTTCTATTCCTCCATTCGCAGCACTCATTTTCGATGTTGAGTTAATACAAGTAGTTTAAAATAATAACAGAAAGCAATGAAAAAATTATCAATCGTAGCCGTTATGGCTATTGCTGCTGCCGGTTTCACCGCATGTGGCAACTCTACCCCTAAAGCAAGTCTGAAGACAGACGTAGACACTATGAGCTACGCCATTGGTATGGCTCAGACTCAGGGGTTGAAGGAGTATCTCGTAGGAAGTCTGGATGTTGACACCGCTTACATGGCCGAGTTCATCAAGGGTCTGCAGGAGGGTGCTAACGCTGGCGACAACAAGAAGAAGGCCGCTTACTATGCTGGTATCCAGATCGGTCAGCAGATTGCTAACCGTATGATCAAGGGTATCAACCACGAGGTATTCGGTGATGACTCTACAAAGACGATCTCTCTGAAGAACTTCATGGCTGGTTTCATCAGCGGTACTACAGGCAAGAAGGGTCTGATGACTGTTGATTCAGCTCAGATGGTTGCTCAGCGCATGATTCAGGAAATCAAGGCTAAGGAGATGTCAAAGACCTATGGTCCTAACAAGGAGGCTGGTGAGAAGTTCCTCGCTGCCAACGCTAAGAAGGCTGGTGTAAAAACTCTGCCTAGCGGTGTTCAGTACAAGGTTATCAAGGAGGGTACAGGTGCTATCCCCGCTGATACTTCACTCGTTAAGGTACACTACGAGGGTCGTTTGATTAACGATACTATCTTCGATAGCTCATACAAGCGTGGCGAGCCCACAACATTCCGTGCCAACCAGGTTATCAAGGGTTGGACAGAGGCTCTCACTCACATGCCTGCTGGTTCAGTTTGGGAGGTTTACATTCCTCAGGAGCTGGCTTACGGCGAGCGTGCTCAGCGTAACATCGATCCTTTCTCAGCACTGATCTTCAAGATCGAGTTGCTCGAGGTAAATCCTAAGAAGTAACAATGAAGAAGTCATTGATATTTGCACTCGCCCTCGTGGCGGGTGCTTCTTTATCTACAGTAGATGCTGCCAAGAAAAAGAAGGTGGTAGTAAAGGAGGAGGCTCCTGTTGTTGAGGCTTTCAAACTCGCTACCAGTTCTGATTCTATCAGCTATACTGCAGGTATGAGTAGCACAATGGGTTTGGTTAACTTCCTGCTTCAGCAGAAGGTAGATACTGCTTACATGGCTGATTTTGTACGTGGATTTAACGAGACTGTTTCAAGAAATCTCGACAATCCCCAGGAGAAGGCTTATATGATGGGTATCACCATCGCTCAGCAGCTGGTTGACCGCATGATGCCTGGTGTGGCTAAAGAACTTGAGGGAACTCCCGACTCGTTGGTTTCGGGTGCTTTCTTCAAAGGTTTTACCGATGCCCTGCTGCAGGATACTACTTTCTTTAAGGTGGATGCTGCCGAGAACATCTTCAGAACCAAGATGGAGGCCAACAAGGCTGAGAAGGAAGAGCGACTCTATGGCGCAAACCGCGAGGCTGGCCGTCAGTTCCTGGCCGAGAATGCTAAGAAGGATGGTGTGATTACACTGCCCAGCGGACTCCAGTACAAGGTGCTTACCCAGGGAACAGGTGCTGTGCCTACCACCAGCGATAAGGTACAGGTACATTACGAGGGTCGTCTGATCGACGGCACCGTATTCGATGCCTCAAGAAATCATGGCGACGAGCCTGCTGAGTTCCGTCCAACTGATGTGATCAAGGGCTGGACCGAGGCACTTACCATGATGCCTGTAGGTTCAAAGTGGCAGGTTTATATCCCCTTTGAACTGGCTTACGGTAGTCGCGATGCCGGACAAATAAAACCTTACAGCGCGTTGATTTTCGATATTGAGCTTGTTGGAATCGTAGGTGACAAACCTGCACCAGCAAAGACCGCAAAATCGTCGAAAAAAGCTAAGAAATAAGCAAGTGTGTCACAAAAGTGGCACACTTTTTTAATTTTTTCTTCAAAAAAGTTGCATTGTTCAATTAATTTGCGTAATTTTGCTGACAAAATGTAACTAAAGGGAGAAAAAATGGAAAAAATTGATTTTTTGGACAAAAAGATTCTGAGTATCCTTTCCAAGAATGCACGTATTCCTTTCAAGGATGTTGCTGCAGAATGTAATGTATCGCGAGCTGCTATCCACCAGCGTGTTCAGCACCTGATTGATGCCGAAGTGATTACAGGTAGTGGCTTCGATGTTAATCCTAAGAGTTTAGGTTATTCTACTTGTACCTACGTGGGTATCACCCTTGAAAAGGGATCGATGTATAAAGAGGTGGTAGAGCGTTTGCAGCATATCCCCGAGATAGTAGAATGTCACTTCACTACTGGTCCTTATACGATGATGGTTAAGCTCTATGCTAAGGATAACGAGCAGCTGATGGAATTGCTGAATGGCAAGCTGCAGGGTATTCCTGGCGTAGTTGCTACCGAAACATTGATCTCGTTGGAACAGAGTTTGAAACGTGAGATTCCCATCGTGCTCGACGATGAAGACAAAAAGCTATGAGCAGATTTGAACTCCAGTCGCATCTGAATGATGTGTATGCCCACTTCCCAGAAGCTGAGAAGCGTCCTGTGATTGGTATTACTGGCAATTACGAAGACCTGACATGTAAGTTGGGTCGAGGCTATTATCAGTCGGTAGTAGCAGCAGGTGGTGTGCCCGTTGTTATTCCGCCTGTGGCCGATAAGCATGTAATTGTAAATACCTTAGAGCATATCGACGCCCTTATCCTGAGTGGTGGAGGTGATATCAATCCCCTTTGGGCAGGCGAGGAGCCTTCGCCCAAGCTGCATGGTATCAATCAGGAACGCGACCTGCCCGAATTGTTGATTGCCCGTTTGGCCTACAACCGTCAGATTCCTATGCTGGGTATCTGTCGTGGTATCCAGACGCTGGCTACAGCGTTTGGCGGCAAGGTGGCACAGGACATCAGCGATGTGGCAACCATCAAGCATTCGCAGGATGCCGACCGTTCGGAACCTACACATAGCGTGATTATCGACGAAGATTCAAGTTTGTTCGATATTTATAAATCTACCAAGGTGATGGTTAACTCGTTCCATCATCAGGCTGTGGCCGAAGCTGGCGATAAGTTCAGAGTAATAGCCAAGTCGCCCGATGGTATCATCGAAGCGATGGAGAGTAGCGAGTTTAAATCGATATTGGGTGTTCAGTGGCATCCCGAGTGTTTGGAAGAAGGCCTGCCCTTGTTCCAGTGGTTGGTTAACGAGGCCAAGAGTTTTCGTGAAGCTCATACCACTCACGATCGTGTGCTTACACTCGATACCCATTGCGATACACCTATGTTCTTTCCTCAGGGCATACACTTTGAGCAGCGCGACCCCAAGATTCTTGTAGATTTGCAC is a genomic window of Xylanibacter ruminicola 23 containing:
- the rpoN gene encoding RNA polymerase factor sigma-54 — protein: MKNTQIQEQQQLQKLGQTFSQQQLLQSSLIELPVTQLIDRINTEMNDNPALESEQPYDDDAMATEETDFGGGSDNDGAEDFEAASEREERQSALDEALSGIGRDDEDLPVYQSGSSYAEEREEIVYGETESFYDQLKEQVGELDLTDKERDILEYLIGSLDDDGLLRKDLSIVSDELAIYHNIDATDKEIEHVLQMLQAFDPAGIGARSLQECLLLQIERRDPSRLRDLMERVINHYFEAFTRKHWDKIQADLQLNDVQAEALFRELRKLNPRPGASLGETVGRSMQQITPDFIVDTQDDGTITFTLNNGEVPELKVSQSFVDSMQEYQQNKDHLSRQTKEALLYIKKKVDAAQGFIEAIKVRRHTLTVTMRAIIQLQRQFFLDGDEASLRPMILKDVAEKAGLDISTISRVSNSKYAQTRWGTFPLRHFFSDGYVTESGEELSTRQIKAALRDLVDAEDKRKPLSDDQLKDQLAAKGFPIARRTVAKYREQLGIPIARLRK
- the purE gene encoding 5-(carboxyamino)imidazole ribonucleotide mutase; the protein is MKPLVSIIMGSTSDLPVMEKAFKLLDEMQVPFEVNALSAHRTPDAVEEFARTAKDRGIKVIIAGAGMAAALPGVIAASTTLPVIGVPIKGMLDGLDAMLSIIQMPPGIPVATVGVNGAQNAAILACEMMALADQELAQRLAVYKGNLRIKIEKANEELAAIKYQFKTN
- a CDS encoding FKBP-type peptidyl-prolyl cis-trans isomerase; the protein is MDKLSYALGLGIGQQLAQMGADNISAEDFAQAINDVLKGNELKVSHREAQTIVQDYFQKQEQKLQAERAEKGKAHKEAGEKFLAENGKKAEVVTLPSGLQYQVLKEGNGKKPSAKDTVMCHYEGTLIDGTVFDSSYQRGEPATFPLQQVIAGWTEGLQLMQEGAKYRFFIPYRLAYGEGGAGASIPPFAALIFDVELIQVV
- a CDS encoding FKBP-type peptidyl-prolyl cis-trans isomerase; this translates as MKKSLIFALALVAGASLSTVDAAKKKKVVVKEEAPVVEAFKLATSSDSISYTAGMSSTMGLVNFLLQQKVDTAYMADFVRGFNETVSRNLDNPQEKAYMMGITIAQQLVDRMMPGVAKELEGTPDSLVSGAFFKGFTDALLQDTTFFKVDAAENIFRTKMEANKAEKEERLYGANREAGRQFLAENAKKDGVITLPSGLQYKVLTQGTGAVPTTSDKVQVHYEGRLIDGTVFDASRNHGDEPAEFRPTDVIKGWTEALTMMPVGSKWQVYIPFELAYGSRDAGQIKPYSALIFDIELVGIVGDKPAPAKTAKSSKKAKK
- a CDS encoding phosphatase PAP2 family protein is translated as MSREKNIILTARVMSMVFTPFYLPIVGLLSLFFLSYLSLMPLGYKLQVLTLVYFFTILLPTVLIHLYRKYNGWNLIELGHKERRMVPYVISILCYFFCVYIMDMLHIPHFMGTIVSAALAIQIVCALVNVWWKISTHTSAIGGVAGALFVFGELFAFNPIWWLCLVFILAGMLGTSRMILRQHSLAQVVAGFLVGLVCSVLGLLYL
- a CDS encoding SIR2 family NAD-dependent protein deacylase, yielding MKKIVVLTGAGMSVESGLKTFRDADGLWENYPVQKVATHEGWLADPTLVTNFYNMLRKKCWNVQPNEGHKLVAELEKNYDVTVVTQNVDNLHEMAGSSKVIHLHGELMKVCSSRDVDDPRYQIQLTPDNCEIEPGTKAGDGSLLRPFIVFFGEAVPNITIAAEEVQEADILIIIGTSLVVYPAAGLLHYARPDVPVYLIDPNPINAGGRVTQIQKGASEGMKELVKILSE
- a CDS encoding FKBP-type peptidyl-prolyl cis-trans isomerase → MKKLSIVAVMAIAAAGFTACGNSTPKASLKTDVDTMSYAIGMAQTQGLKEYLVGSLDVDTAYMAEFIKGLQEGANAGDNKKKAAYYAGIQIGQQIANRMIKGINHEVFGDDSTKTISLKNFMAGFISGTTGKKGLMTVDSAQMVAQRMIQEIKAKEMSKTYGPNKEAGEKFLAANAKKAGVKTLPSGVQYKVIKEGTGAIPADTSLVKVHYEGRLINDTIFDSSYKRGEPTTFRANQVIKGWTEALTHMPAGSVWEVYIPQELAYGERAQRNIDPFSALIFKIELLEVNPKK
- a CDS encoding Lrp/AsnC family transcriptional regulator; amino-acid sequence: MEKIDFLDKKILSILSKNARIPFKDVAAECNVSRAAIHQRVQHLIDAEVITGSGFDVNPKSLGYSTCTYVGITLEKGSMYKEVVERLQHIPEIVECHFTTGPYTMMVKLYAKDNEQLMELLNGKLQGIPGVVATETLISLEQSLKREIPIVLDDEDKKL
- a CDS encoding fused gamma-glutamyl-gamma-aminobutyrate hydrolase/peptidase, coding for MSRFELQSHLNDVYAHFPEAEKRPVIGITGNYEDLTCKLGRGYYQSVVAAGGVPVVIPPVADKHVIVNTLEHIDALILSGGGDINPLWAGEEPSPKLHGINQERDLPELLIARLAYNRQIPMLGICRGIQTLATAFGGKVAQDISDVATIKHSQDADRSEPTHSVIIDEDSSLFDIYKSTKVMVNSFHHQAVAEAGDKFRVIAKSPDGIIEAMESSEFKSILGVQWHPECLEEGLPLFQWLVNEAKSFREAHTTHDRVLTLDTHCDTPMFFPQGIHFEQRDPKILVDLHKMTEGRQDATIMVAYLPQPTENPTAFADSIFDQIEVIVGQNSDYVRIANTPRDLWMNKHQGLKSIMLGIENGIAIDGKLENLQHFVDRGIVYMTLCHNGDNDICDSASKTQHTHHGVSAFGEQVIKEMNRLGVLVDMSHAGEESFYQALEISSKPIVCSHSSARALCDHPRNLTDDQMRALAQKGGVAQTTIYHGFLKKDGEATINDVIAHLEHAIDVMGIDHVGLGTDFDGDGGVRGLADSSELINFTRRLLARRFSEHDIQKIWGGNFLRVMEEVQKVRY
- the ispG gene encoding (E)-4-hydroxy-3-methylbut-2-enyl-diphosphate synthase translates to MYSRRQSSEARVGGIGIGGQNPIRIQSMGTVDTNNTEGCVAQAKRIIDAGGELVRFTTQGTREAENMKNISAQLKADGYNTPLVADVHFTAHTADVAAQYCEKVRINPGNYVDPGRTFKHLEYTDEEYAAELQKIEKQLVPFLNICKEHHTAVRIGVNHGSLSDRIMSRYGDTPEGIVESCMEFLRIFKRENFNDVVISIKASNTVVMVTTMRLLVKTMDKEDMHYPLHLGVTEAGEGEDGRIKSAVGIGALLTEGIGDTIRVSLSEEPECEIPVARKLVDMIPECTALREKAEASIKDDTITLDVDAPDWETLQLKAAMAVGALLIDKKAHNLVINSSTFKDQSSKLVELSDAILQAARIKFTKTEYISCPGCGRTLYNLQETIAKIKAATKDMVGLKIGIMGCIVNGPGEMADADYGYVGAGRGKISLYKAKECIEKNIPEEEAVERLIEFIRKDRGQK